A single genomic interval of Dysidea avara chromosome 8, odDysAvar1.4, whole genome shotgun sequence harbors:
- the LOC136263186 gene encoding uncharacterized protein isoform X1: MNFSGCWIVSSDIETDVFGVATDVPGLGIECHEFQVSLLRCIRHSVDGFEQVSSVDCSGIKGVNFQCLLDCVIRYRNKCFWCCDRCSSLSIVMLTYKKSSLLLELFLVKS, encoded by the exons atgaatttcag tggctgctggattgtttcgtcagatatcgaaacagatgtctttggtgttgcaaccgatgttccag gtctcggtattgagtgtcatgaatttcag gtcagtctactcagatgtatcaggcatagtgttgatgggttcgaacaagtatccagtgtagactgtagtggcataaagggtgttaatttccag tgcctgctggattgtgtcatcagatatcgaaacaagtgtttttggtgttgcgaccgatgttccag tctcagtatcgtcatgctgacatacaagaaatcatcactattgttggaactatttttagtcaagtcttga
- the LOC136263186 gene encoding uncharacterized protein isoform X3, translated as MNFSGCWIVSSDIETDVFGVATDVPGLGIECHEFQVSLLRCIRHSVDGFEQVSSVDCSGIKGVNFQCLLDCVIRYRNKCFWCCDRCSSNRILRRPNTLQMICT; from the exons atgaatttcag tggctgctggattgtttcgtcagatatcgaaacagatgtctttggtgttgcaaccgatgttccag gtctcggtattgagtgtcatgaatttcag gtcagtctactcagatgtatcaggcatagtgttgatgggttcgaacaagtatccagtgtagactgtagtggcataaagggtgttaatttccag tgcctgctggattgtgtcatcagatatcgaaacaagtgtttttggtgttgcgaccgatgttccag CAATAGAATCCTGAGAAGGCCAAATACACTACAGATGATTTGCACGTAA
- the LOC136263186 gene encoding uncharacterized protein isoform X2: MSLVLQPMFQVSVLSVMNFSYQLSLYTSDVNLQVSLLRCIRHSVDGFEQVSSVDCSGIKGVNFQCLLDCVIRYRNKCFWCCDRCSSLSIVMLTYKKSSLLLELFLVKS; encoded by the exons atgtctttggtgttgcaaccgatgttccag gtctcggtattgagtgtcatgaatttcag ttatcaattatcactgtatactagtgatgtgaatttgcaggtcagtctactcagatgtatcaggcatagtgttgatgggttcgaacaagtatccagtgtagactgtagtggcataaagggtgttaatttccag tgcctgctggattgtgtcatcagatatcgaaacaagtgtttttggtgttgcgaccgatgttccag tctcagtatcgtcatgctgacatacaagaaatcatcactattgttggaactatttttagtcaagtcttga